Proteins encoded within one genomic window of Bradyrhizobium sp. AZCC 1719:
- a CDS encoding indolepyruvate oxidoreductase subunit beta family protein, translated as MNVSVAPSSIALSQARPITVAVLAMGGQGGGVLVDWIVALAERRGWFAQSTSVPGVAQRTGATIYYIEMIAPDTSKPDRHPVLSLMPAPGKVDIVIGAELMEAGRAILRGLVSPDRTLLIGSSHRSLAVSEKTAPGDGTADAAQVYEAANVAANRFIAFDMAEIADATGSVVSAVLFGALAGSGALPFATEDFEATIRAAGVGVDASLRAFTAGRERAGAMVKQDPKIKPVAKPPLAKHFPRLEPIGHAGYDALVARSRQLPPEVHGIVAAGLQRVVDYQDVAYGGEYLDRLEAMPREATGLLQAFAKYLAIAMAYDDVIRVADLKTRAGRFDRVRREVRAGDDQVLAITEFFHPRIEELAGLLPPRLGKKVERSERLARLIDRGRKLRTTAPSSFLLLYGVAGLRRFRRRTLRHAREMRHLDEWAQRIRNFAGSDPALATAVCEARRLVGGYSDTHSRGESKFDKVMLASERLAGRLDAAEWVQRLTKVALKDADGTELDGALRTVGTLFEDS; from the coding sequence ATGAACGTCTCGGTCGCGCCCTCCTCCATCGCACTTAGTCAGGCTCGCCCGATCACCGTCGCGGTGCTCGCGATGGGCGGTCAGGGCGGCGGCGTCTTGGTCGACTGGATTGTCGCATTGGCCGAGCGGCGCGGCTGGTTCGCGCAATCGACATCGGTGCCCGGCGTCGCCCAGCGCACCGGTGCCACGATCTATTACATCGAGATGATCGCGCCTGACACGAGCAAGCCCGACCGCCATCCCGTCCTGTCGTTGATGCCCGCGCCGGGCAAGGTCGATATCGTGATCGGCGCCGAATTGATGGAAGCTGGCCGCGCCATTCTGCGCGGGTTGGTCTCGCCCGACCGCACACTGTTGATTGGCTCTTCGCACCGCTCATTGGCCGTGAGCGAGAAGACCGCGCCCGGCGACGGCACTGCCGACGCGGCGCAGGTCTACGAGGCGGCAAACGTTGCTGCCAACCGCTTCATCGCGTTCGACATGGCCGAGATCGCCGACGCCACCGGCAGCGTGGTTTCTGCGGTACTGTTCGGCGCGCTTGCGGGCTCCGGCGCTCTGCCCTTTGCCACCGAGGATTTTGAAGCCACGATCCGGGCCGCGGGGGTCGGCGTCGATGCCAGCCTGCGCGCCTTCACCGCCGGCCGCGAGCGGGCCGGCGCCATGGTCAAGCAGGATCCCAAGATCAAGCCTGTGGCAAAGCCGCCGCTCGCAAAACATTTTCCGCGTCTCGAACCAATCGGCCACGCCGGCTATGACGCGCTGGTCGCGCGATCGCGGCAGTTGCCGCCGGAAGTGCATGGCATCGTCGCCGCCGGCCTGCAGCGCGTGGTAGATTATCAGGACGTCGCATACGGCGGTGAATATCTCGACCGGCTCGAAGCGATGCCGCGCGAGGCGACCGGCCTGCTACAGGCGTTTGCAAAGTATCTCGCGATCGCAATGGCCTATGACGACGTGATTCGCGTGGCCGATCTGAAGACGCGAGCGGGAAGATTCGACCGGGTCCGCCGCGAGGTCCGCGCCGGCGACGACCAGGTTCTCGCGATCACCGAGTTCTTCCATCCGCGGATCGAGGAACTGGCAGGTCTTTTACCGCCTCGGCTCGGCAAGAAGGTCGAGCGCAGCGAGCGGCTTGCCCGGCTGATCGATCGTGGACGTAAACTGCGCACCACCGCGCCGTCGTCGTTCCTGCTGCTGTACGGCGTGGCCGGATTGCGGCGCTTCCGCCGGCGCACGCTGCGGCACGCGCGCGAGATGCGCCATCTCGACGAGTGGGCGCAACGCATCCGGAATTTCGCCGGGAGCGATCCGGCGCTTGCGACCGCCGTGTGTGAGGCTCGCCGTCTCGTCGGCGGCTACTCGGACACACACTCGCGCGGTGAATCGAAGTTCGACAAGGTCATGCTTGCGTCCGAGCGTCTGGCCGGCCGGCTAGATGCCGCCGAATGGGTACAGCGGCTGACCAAGGTGGCGCTGAAGGATGCCGATGGAACCGAACTCGACGGCGCCTTGCGAACCGTCGGGACACTGTTCGAGGACTCCTGA
- a CDS encoding indolepyruvate ferredoxin oxidoreductase subunit alpha, protein MAERSFAREVEDLKLGAGQEFRGEGILAITKALLECGVSYVAGYQGAPISHLMDVLSDAQDILSDLGVHFESSASEATAAATLAASVMYPVRGAVTFKAPVGINVASDALANLSSGGVTGGALIIIGEDYGEGSSIMQERSHAFAMKSQLWLVDPRPNVASIVKAVHDSFELSEASNTPVMLEVRIRACHVHGRFATRDNVRPAFPLSRALDQPSRDTNRIVLPPASFLHEKEKVEHRWPAAVEFIHARGMNETFDGDIDDIGIIMQGGMYNGVITALREAGLADIWGETRVPIYVMNVTYPIVDREVIDFCRGKKAVLMVEEGQPEFIEQALHKILRNADIPAKLHGKDLFPMAGEYTAQVMGEAIGAFIRRWRPDALSDAARAPNIDRTEVDEKIRVLADVVPPRPPGFCTGCPERPIFSAMKLVEKELGPHHIAADIGCHLFSILPPFNIGATTMGYGLGPASASAFNVPAGKRPISMMGDGGFWHNGLTSGVGNAVFNQHDGVIVVVDNYYSAATGGQDIPSSRADNRSRSTKHPIVEAAKGVGAKWVRQIDRTYDVTRMRDTLREALTTEEKGPKIIVASSECMLNKQRRVKPLVAAAAKRGERIVRERFGVDEDVCSGDHACIRLSGCPSLSVKPTSDPLKDNPVAAVDNSCVGCGHCGEVADAAVLCPSFYRADIVSNPTSFETRLDRLWQRMIGVLQRWRAGRRVTFEQEAA, encoded by the coding sequence CCTCGCCATTACCAAAGCACTGCTCGAATGCGGCGTCAGTTATGTCGCCGGTTACCAGGGCGCGCCGATCTCGCACCTGATGGATGTGCTGTCGGACGCGCAGGACATTCTTTCCGATCTCGGCGTGCACTTCGAATCCAGCGCCAGCGAGGCCACCGCCGCAGCAACGCTGGCTGCCTCCGTGATGTATCCGGTCCGTGGCGCGGTCACCTTCAAGGCGCCGGTCGGCATCAATGTCGCGTCCGACGCGCTCGCCAACCTCTCCTCGGGCGGCGTGACCGGCGGTGCGCTGATCATCATCGGCGAGGATTACGGCGAAGGCTCCTCCATCATGCAGGAGCGTTCGCACGCGTTTGCAATGAAGTCGCAACTCTGGCTGGTCGATCCGCGGCCCAACGTGGCGTCGATCGTCAAGGCCGTGCACGATTCCTTCGAGCTGTCCGAGGCGTCGAATACGCCAGTGATGCTGGAGGTGCGGATACGCGCCTGCCATGTGCATGGGCGCTTCGCCACCCGCGACAATGTCCGCCCCGCTTTTCCGCTGTCCCGCGCGCTGGATCAGCCGTCGCGCGACACCAACCGCATCGTGCTGCCGCCGGCCTCGTTCCTGCACGAGAAGGAGAAGGTCGAGCATCGCTGGCCCGCGGCGGTTGAGTTCATCCACGCCCGCGGCATGAACGAGACCTTCGACGGCGACATCGACGATATCGGCATCATCATGCAGGGCGGCATGTACAACGGCGTCATCACGGCGCTGCGCGAGGCCGGGCTTGCCGACATCTGGGGCGAGACGCGCGTACCGATCTATGTGATGAACGTGACCTACCCGATCGTCGACCGCGAGGTGATCGACTTCTGCCGCGGCAAGAAAGCGGTGCTGATGGTCGAGGAGGGACAGCCCGAGTTCATCGAGCAGGCGCTGCACAAGATCCTGCGCAATGCCGACATCCCGGCCAAGCTGCACGGCAAGGACCTGTTCCCGATGGCCGGCGAATATACGGCACAAGTCATGGGCGAAGCGATCGGGGCCTTCATCCGCCGCTGGCGCCCGGATGCCTTGTCGGATGCCGCGCGCGCACCGAACATCGACCGCACTGAGGTAGATGAGAAAATCCGCGTGCTCGCCGATGTGGTGCCACCCCGTCCGCCGGGCTTCTGCACCGGCTGTCCGGAGCGGCCGATTTTTTCCGCAATGAAGCTGGTTGAGAAGGAACTCGGACCGCATCACATCGCCGCCGATATCGGCTGTCACCTGTTCTCGATCCTGCCGCCGTTCAATATCGGCGCTACCACCATGGGTTACGGGCTGGGCCCGGCCTCGGCCTCCGCCTTCAATGTGCCTGCGGGCAAGCGGCCGATCTCGATGATGGGCGACGGCGGCTTCTGGCACAACGGGTTGACCAGCGGCGTCGGCAACGCCGTCTTCAACCAGCACGACGGCGTGATCGTCGTTGTCGACAATTACTATTCCGCCGCGACCGGTGGCCAGGACATCCCCTCCTCGCGCGCCGATAATCGTTCGCGTTCGACCAAGCACCCGATCGTCGAGGCGGCGAAGGGTGTCGGCGCCAAATGGGTGCGCCAGATCGACCGCACTTACGATGTCACGCGCATGCGCGACACGCTGCGCGAGGCGCTGACGACGGAGGAGAAAGGGCCGAAGATCATCGTCGCCTCGTCGGAATGCATGCTGAACAAGCAGCGGCGCGTGAAGCCGCTGGTGGCCGCCGCCGCCAAGCGCGGCGAGCGCATCGTGCGCGAGCGCTTCGGTGTCGATGAGGATGTATGTTCCGGCGACCACGCATGCATCCGCCTGTCCGGCTGCCCCTCGCTGTCGGTGAAGCCAACCAGCGATCCCCTGAAGGACAATCCAGTCGCCGCCGTTGACAATAGTTGCGTCGGCTGCGGCCATTGCGGCGAGGTCGCGGACGCGGCTGTCTTGTGTCCCTCGTTCTATCGCGCCGACATCGTTTCCAATCCGACCTCGTTCGAAACGCGGCTCGACCGCCTCTGGCAGCGAATGATCGGCGTTTTGCAGCGCTGGCGCGCCGGACGCCGCGTCACGTTTGAGCAGGAGGCGGCATGA